The proteins below come from a single Eucalyptus grandis isolate ANBG69807.140 chromosome 3, ASM1654582v1, whole genome shotgun sequence genomic window:
- the LOC120291681 gene encoding methyl-CpG-binding domain protein 2-like, whose product MAWNEPFGESAHRPGRPPGRPFYAPPHVRRDDDGYFGPGAGDPAWSRPRFGAFDAGPPRGRGRGRGRSRSRGRRGGDRFPAAERRCGGTRAPSGISARSTWLPSSATSMSSSRRATTPAPSTSPRTRTCRWRPAAPTSRRRRARSRRSTWGRR is encoded by the coding sequence ATGGCGTGGAACGAGCCGTTCGGCGAGTCGGCTCACCGGCCCGGTCGCCCCCCCGGCCGGCCCTTCTACGCCCCTCCCCACGTCAGGCGGGACGACGACGGGTATTTCGGCCCCGGCGCCGGCGACCCGGCTTGGTCCCGCCCCCGATTCGGCGCCTTCGACGCCGGGCCCCCCCGCGGCCGCGGCCGGGGCCGGGGCCGCAGCCGGAGCCGCGGCCGCCGAGGCGGAGATCGCTTCCCGGCCGCCGAGCGGAGGTGCGGCGGGACGCGAGCCCCGAGCGGGATTTCGGCTCGCTCGACGTGGCTGCCGAGTTCGGCGACCTCGATGTCGTCGTCGAGGAGAGCGACGACGCCGGCGCCATCAACTTCGCCGCGTACGAGAACGTGCCGGTGGAGGCCAGCGGCTCCGACGTCCCGCCGCCGGCGGGCACGTTCGAGGAGATCAACTTGGGGGAGGCGCTGA
- the LOC104439114 gene encoding DEAD-box ATP-dependent RNA helicase 52B has product MACAQTGSGKTAAFCLPIVFGVLREGSKRERHPSSRRTACPSGLVLSPTRELACQIYEEAKKFAYQTVVKVAVVYGGAPFGQQVRTLEKGVDILVATPGRLVDMIERDKVSLRKIRYFTMDEADRMLDMGFEPQIRKIVERMDMPPSGARQTMLFSATFPDDIQRLASDFLSDYIFLAVGRVGSSTDLIAQKVEFVDDKDKRSFLVDLLHSQGKNGCVGSKQGLTLVFVETKRGADALENWLLRSGFHAIAIHGDKVQMERERALRSFRSGTIPIMVATDVASRGLDIPHVAHVINYDLPKSIDDYVHRIGRTGRAGKSGLATAFFNGKNLSLATALVQLMQEANQQVPSWLGECAEQSGSRSHGLARNRRASRFGGNDFRRGPKSSNRSYSSSSSYRDAHTYGSGENYYADPPSTDVYGYAAADSYLSASHGYYDAANNNSRANESDGYGTSHGSVMASGWE; this is encoded by the exons ATGGCGTGCGCACAGACCGGGTCCGGCAAGACGGCCGCCTTCTGCTTGCCGATCGTCTTCGGGGTCTTGCGCGAGGGCTCGAAGAGAGAAAGGCACCCGTCGTCGAGAAGAACCGCGTGTCCTTCGGGCCTCGTTCTGTCTCCGACGAGGGAGTTGGCTTGTCAG ATATATGAGGAGGCGAAAAAGTTTGCATATCAAACTGTTGTGAAAGTCGCTGTTGTATATGGTGGTGCGCCATTTGGTCAGCAG GTTCGCACCCTGGAAAAAGGTGTCGATATTTTAGTTGCCACACCTGGTCGGTTGGTGGATATGATTGAAAGAGATAAAGTCTCTCTAAGGAAGATTAGATATTTTACTATGGATGAAGCTGATCGTATGCTAGATATGGGCTTTGAGCCCCAGATTCGCAAGATTGTCGAACGAATGGACATGCCACCATCTGGAGCAAGGCAGACAATGCTATTCAGTGCTACTTTTCCAGATGATATACAG AGGCTGGCGTCCGATTTTCTCTCTGATTATATATTTCTTGCCGTTGGAAGGGTAGGCTCCAGCACGGATCTGATTGCTCAAAAGGTTGAATTTGTTGATGATAAGGATAAGAGAAGCTTTCTTGTGGATCTTCTTCATTCCCAAGGAAAAAATGGATGTGTTGGCAGCAAG CAAGGTTTGACTTTAGTGTTTGTTGAGACAAAGAGGGGAGCAGATGCCCTTGAGAACTGGCTGTTGAGAAGTGGCTTTCATGCTATTGCTATACATGGAGATAAAGTTCAAATG GAAAGAGAGCGAGCTCTGAGATCATTCAGAAGCGGAACCATTCCAATTATGGTAGCGACAGATGTTGCCTCACGAGGTCTTGATATCCCACATGTTGCTCATGTTATAAACTATGACTTGCCCAAAAGTATAGATGACTATGTGCACAGGATTGGCCGGACAGGCCGAGCTGGTAAATCTGGGTTGGCTACTGCATTCTTCAATGGAAAGAATTTGTCACTGGCAACAGCTCTCGTGCAACTTATGCAAGAGGCCAATCAGCAAGTCCCTTCTTGGCTCGGTGAGTGTGCCGAACAGTCAGGTAGTCGTAGCCATGGCCTGGCTCGAAATCGTAGGGCAAGCAGGTTTGGCGGCAATGACTTCCGAAGAGGTCCAAAATCTAGCAATAGGAGTTACTCTTCTTCTAGCAGTTACAGAGATGCGCATACTTACGGTTCTGGTGAAAATTATTATGCCGACCCTCCCAGCACCGATGTTTACGGCTATGCTGCTGCTGACTCGTACCTTTCAGCAAGCCACGGTTATTATGATGCTGCTAATAACAATTCCCGCGCCAATGAGTCGGACGGGTATGGCACGAGCCATGGATCAGTCATGGCCAGCGGATGGGAGtag
- the LOC104436673 gene encoding chaperone protein dnaJ 49, which translates to MDGNKDDARKCLKIGKEALESGDRARALKFVAKARRLDPGLPVDDLLSKIEGQSNSQSESATNGEGPAPDRSGAAQSDQQRPSVRHRGPSAGGSSSASSGAASYTEEQIAMVRQIRKKKDFYEILGVERSCTVEDVRKAYRKLSLKVHPDKNKAPGAEEAFKAVSKAFQCLSDEENRKKYDVTGSDEPVHMARAARRGPAQGFNGFYEAEFDADEIFRNFFFGGMHPATTTQYRGFSFGTGMGQRQADNGSSGFNLRILIQLLPVILILLLNFLPSSDPIYSLSRTYPYEYKYTTQRGVNYYVKSTSKFDQDYPPDSYERGRLEVKIDRDYISILSQNCRVEMQRRQWGFIREMPHCDMLQKFEGVA; encoded by the coding sequence ATGGACGGCAACAAGGACGACGCCCGGAAGTGCCTGAAGATCGGCAAGGAGGCGCTCGAGTCCGGCGATCGCGCCCGCGCCCTCAAGTTCGTCGCCAAGGCCCGCCGCCTCGATCCCGGCCTGCCGGTCGACGATCTGCTGTCGAAAATCGAGGGGCAGTCCAATTCGCAGTCGGAATCGGCCACCAACGGTGAGGGGCCGGCGCCGGACCGATCCGGCGCGGCGCAGTCGGATCAGCAGAGGCCGTCGGTTCGGCACCGGGGCCCGTCGGCGGGTGGTTCGTCCTCGGCGTCGAGCGGCGCGGCGTCGTACACCGAAGAGCAGATTGCGATGGTGAGGCAAATTAGGAAGAAGAAGGACTTCTATGAGATATTAGGGGTGGAGAGGAGCTGCACCGTGGAGGATGTGCGGAAGGCCTATAGGAAGCTTTCCCTGAAGGTTCATCCTGACAAGAATAAGGCTCCCGGGGCCGAGGAGGCGTTCAAGGCGGTTTCCAAGGCCTTCCAGTGCTTGAGCGACGAGGAGAACCGGAAGAAGTATGATGTCACCGGTTCTGATGAGCCTGTTCACATGGCTCGGGCGGCCAGGCGCGGCCCGGCGCAAGGATTCAACGGATTTTACGAGGCGGAGTTCGACGCCGATGAGATATTTAGGAACTTCTTCTTCGGTGGTATGCACCCAGCAACTACTACGCAGTATCGAGGGTTTAGCTTCGGGACTGGAATGGGGCAGAGACAGGCGGATAATGGGTCGAGTGGGTTCAATCTGAGGATATTGATTCAGCTGCTTCCCGTCATTTTGATCCTGCTATTGAACTTCTTACCATCTTCGGACCCGATTTACTCTTTATCCAGGACGTATCCCTATGAGTACAAGTACACGACACAGAGGGGTGTGAATTATTATGTTAAGTCCACCTCAAAGTTTGATCAGGATTATCCCCCGGACAGCTACGAAAGAGGGAGGCTTGAGGTGAAGATCGACAGGGATTACATCTCCATCCTGTCGCAGAATTGTAGGGTCGAGATGCAGAGGCGGCAATGGGGATTTATAAGGGAGATGCCGCATTGTGACATGTTGCAAAAGTTCGAGGGAGTGGCTTGA